In Halanaeroarchaeum sp. HSR-CO, one DNA window encodes the following:
- the rio1 gene encoding serine/threonine-protein kinase Rio1 yields MADDDLLDDPAGPPGDEWEEIDVTDTEADRIARKRDREFSQFRERIKDAEDLKLEEGVFDEATYAAIYKLVQDGHIVAFGGPISTGKEANVYEALGPEDTDVAVKIYRINSSNFRQMRDYLEGDPRFEGIRGDKKSVVLTWTQKEYSNLKRARAAGVRVPEPIAVERNVLVMELIGEEDDHAPTLHDVAVENPETAFEVVREYMRRLYSAGLIHGDLSEYNIVVYEGELVLIDVGQAVTVHHPNAEDFLERDCRNVAAFFSRLDVDVDGDSLCTYLRENASPEGE; encoded by the coding sequence ATGGCCGACGACGATCTCCTCGACGACCCGGCTGGGCCCCCGGGTGACGAGTGGGAGGAGATCGACGTCACCGATACCGAGGCCGACAGGATCGCCAGGAAACGTGACCGCGAATTCTCGCAGTTCCGCGAGCGAATCAAGGACGCCGAGGATCTCAAACTCGAGGAGGGCGTCTTCGACGAGGCGACCTACGCGGCCATCTACAAACTGGTTCAGGACGGCCACATCGTCGCGTTCGGCGGCCCCATCTCGACGGGGAAGGAGGCGAACGTCTACGAGGCACTGGGACCGGAGGATACCGACGTGGCGGTCAAGATCTACCGAATCAACTCGAGCAACTTCCGGCAGATGCGCGACTATCTCGAAGGTGATCCGCGCTTCGAGGGCATCCGCGGCGACAAGAAGTCGGTGGTGCTGACGTGGACTCAAAAGGAGTACTCGAACCTAAAGCGGGCTCGGGCGGCGGGGGTCCGTGTGCCCGAACCGATCGCCGTCGAACGGAACGTGCTCGTGATGGAACTCATCGGGGAGGAAGACGACCACGCCCCGACCCTTCACGACGTCGCGGTCGAGAATCCCGAGACGGCCTTCGAAGTGGTTCGGGAGTACATGCGACGCCTCTACAGCGCGGGACTGATCCACGGTGACCTCTCGGAGTACAACATCGTGGTCTACGAGGGCGAACTCGTCCTCATCGACGTGGGACAGGCGGTCACCGTCCATCATCCGAACGCCGAGGACTTCCTCGAACGCGATTGCCGGAACGTCGCAGCCTTCTTCTCCCGGCTCGACGTCGACGTGGACGGCGACTCGCTGTGCACGTACCTCCGCGAGAACGCATCACCCGAGGGCGAGTGA
- the eif1A gene encoding translation initiation factor eIF-1A translates to MTANEGGRKDLRMPDEDEVFAVVENMLGANRVKVRCADGKERTARIPGRMQKRIWIREDDVVLVEPWDWQDEKADIVWRYEKADADQLRDEGHIQ, encoded by the coding sequence ATGACAGCAAACGAAGGCGGCCGAAAGGACCTTCGGATGCCCGACGAGGACGAGGTCTTCGCCGTCGTCGAGAACATGCTGGGAGCGAACCGCGTGAAGGTCCGTTGTGCGGATGGCAAGGAGCGGACCGCCCGCATCCCGGGGCGGATGCAAAAACGCATCTGGATCCGCGAGGACGACGTCGTCCTCGTCGAGCCCTGGGACTGGCAGGACGAGAAGGCGGACATCGTCTGGCGGTACGAGAAGGCCGACGCCGACCAGCTCAGAGACGAAGGACACATCCAGTAA
- a CDS encoding tyrosine--tRNA ligase gives MDTFELVTRNAEEVVTAEEVAALAEDPEGKRAYVGYEPSGVLHLGHLLTANKLIDLQDAGFEVVVLLADVHAYLNGKGTFDEIRETAEQMRAQFLAYGLDEEQTEFVYGSSYQLDEEYVLDLHAIELETTLNRAQRAMAEIQSGETAKVSHVVYPLMQALDIEYLDLDLAVGGLDQRKVHMLAREELPSLGYDVRPALHTPILGDLTTGEGKMSSSEGITISMEDDRDAIAEKVNDAFCPPTRDPEGDKVNPVLELFQYHVFPRFETVVVERPDEYGGDLEYDDFDALAEDLEGGELHPADAKGALAEYLDRLIEPGRERLQAFRAGE, from the coding sequence ATGGATACCTTCGAGCTGGTCACGCGGAACGCCGAGGAGGTGGTGACGGCCGAGGAAGTGGCGGCACTCGCCGAGGATCCCGAGGGAAAGCGAGCCTACGTCGGGTACGAGCCCTCGGGGGTCCTCCATCTCGGCCACCTCCTCACCGCGAACAAACTCATCGATCTGCAGGACGCCGGCTTCGAGGTCGTCGTCCTCCTGGCGGACGTCCACGCCTACCTCAACGGCAAGGGGACCTTCGATGAGATCCGGGAGACGGCCGAGCAGATGCGCGCCCAGTTCCTCGCGTACGGCCTCGACGAGGAACAGACGGAGTTCGTCTACGGCTCCTCCTACCAGCTCGACGAGGAGTACGTCCTCGATCTCCACGCGATAGAGCTCGAGACCACGCTGAACAGGGCCCAGCGAGCGATGGCCGAGATCCAGAGCGGAGAGACGGCCAAGGTCTCCCACGTCGTCTACCCGCTGATGCAGGCGCTCGACATCGAGTACCTCGACCTCGACCTGGCGGTGGGGGGCCTGGACCAGCGGAAGGTCCACATGCTGGCCCGCGAGGAACTGCCGAGTCTGGGGTACGACGTCCGACCGGCGCTCCATACGCCCATCCTGGGCGACCTCACGACCGGCGAGGGCAAGATGTCCTCGAGCGAGGGAATCACCATCTCGATGGAGGACGACCGCGATGCTATCGCCGAGAAGGTCAACGACGCCTTCTGCCCGCCGACACGGGACCCGGAGGGCGACAAAGTGAACCCGGTCCTCGAACTGTTCCAGTATCACGTCTTCCCGCGGTTCGAGACGGTGGTCGTCGAACGTCCGGACGAGTACGGTGGCGACCTGGAGTACGACGACTTCGACGCCCTGGCCGAGGATCTCGAGGGTGGGGAACTCCACCCGGCGGACGCCAAGGGCGCGCTGGCCGAGTATCTCGACCGACTCATCGAGCCAGGGCGAGAACGCCTACAGGCGTTTCGGGCAGGGGAATAG
- a CDS encoding DUF460 domain-containing protein, translating to MNSRTRALDALVYGVDVQSGDVRGDAPSYALCVFDGESVDRDVVSRRKLLRSVADREPSIVATDNMYELAANKDDLVHLLRRLPAETKLVQVTGDERPEPLSRVADRHGVDYAKEPMKEAEAAAKLAARNVGYEVSAFTDETTVKVARGRSTGKGGWSEDRFTRRIHGAVKRTTREVEDELESAGLQYERDATEKYGGFSNAVFTVQAPVADIPVSEHRSGDTRIEIEPVRRDGIEFRPLATRRDAVLVGVDPGTTTGLGLVSLDGRVLDVWSSRTADTAAVIEWIIEHGRPVVVAADVTPMPETVEKIRRSFNAARWVPESDLPVDEKLHRTRDVGYDNDHERDAVSAALFAHDDHAEQIERVIRKVPRDVDHETVVARVLRDGVTAEAVVDDLTEDQTPTESSGEHEPRELTDEERRIRDLETQVERLQSYVSDLEDELDAKEADIEEYEAELSAARREERREARTRREVSHLRWKNDSLEAELDEERRRADELETKLERLKSLWKLDHSNFADVDTDGDLVSVKPVEKFSLAALQTTDEEYGIARGDVVFLRDASGAGRRTAEQLVEYEPRLVVRNGGGLSDVADQVLFEHEIPVAPADDITIQEVDELAVARETDVEEAIAAWERRAEERKREQNAEMVDAIISEHRADRD from the coding sequence GTGAATTCCCGTACTCGGGCACTCGACGCCCTGGTCTACGGCGTCGACGTTCAGAGCGGTGACGTTCGCGGCGACGCCCCCTCCTACGCCCTGTGCGTCTTCGACGGGGAGTCCGTCGACCGGGACGTCGTCTCGCGGCGGAAGCTCCTCCGCTCGGTCGCGGACCGGGAGCCGTCGATCGTCGCGACGGACAACATGTACGAACTGGCGGCGAACAAGGACGACCTCGTCCATCTCCTCCGCCGTCTCCCGGCCGAGACGAAACTCGTCCAGGTCACCGGCGACGAACGGCCGGAGCCCCTCTCACGAGTTGCCGACCGCCACGGCGTCGACTACGCGAAAGAGCCTATGAAGGAGGCCGAGGCTGCCGCCAAGCTCGCCGCTCGTAACGTCGGGTACGAGGTGTCGGCGTTCACCGACGAGACCACGGTGAAGGTCGCTCGGGGTCGCTCCACCGGAAAGGGTGGCTGGAGCGAGGACCGATTCACCCGGCGTATCCACGGCGCGGTCAAGCGAACGACTCGCGAAGTCGAGGACGAACTCGAATCGGCCGGTCTCCAGTACGAGCGCGACGCGACCGAGAAGTACGGTGGTTTCTCGAACGCCGTCTTCACCGTCCAGGCACCGGTCGCCGACATTCCCGTCTCCGAACACCGGTCCGGCGACACGCGGATCGAGATCGAACCGGTCCGCCGGGACGGCATCGAATTCCGACCACTCGCCACTCGTCGGGACGCCGTCCTCGTCGGCGTCGATCCCGGTACCACGACCGGCCTCGGACTCGTGAGTCTCGATGGCCGGGTCCTCGACGTCTGGAGTTCCCGAACGGCGGATACGGCGGCCGTCATCGAGTGGATCATCGAGCACGGCCGGCCGGTCGTCGTCGCGGCCGACGTCACGCCGATGCCGGAGACCGTCGAGAAGATCCGCCGGAGCTTCAACGCCGCCCGATGGGTCCCGGAGTCCGACCTGCCGGTCGACGAGAAACTCCACCGGACGCGTGACGTGGGGTACGACAACGACCACGAACGGGACGCGGTGTCAGCGGCGCTGTTCGCCCACGACGACCACGCAGAGCAGATAGAACGCGTCATCCGGAAGGTGCCCCGTGACGTCGACCACGAGACCGTCGTGGCCAGGGTGCTCCGCGATGGGGTGACCGCAGAGGCCGTCGTCGACGATCTGACCGAGGACCAGACGCCGACCGAATCGTCCGGCGAACACGAGCCTCGGGAGTTGACCGACGAGGAGCGGCGGATACGGGACCTCGAAACGCAGGTCGAACGCCTCCAGTCCTACGTCTCCGATCTCGAGGACGAACTCGACGCCAAAGAGGCCGACATCGAGGAGTACGAGGCGGAGCTGTCGGCCGCCCGCCGGGAGGAGCGTCGGGAGGCGCGAACCCGCCGAGAGGTCTCACACCTCCGCTGGAAGAACGACTCGCTCGAGGCCGAACTCGACGAGGAACGACGCCGGGCGGACGAACTCGAGACGAAACTCGAACGGCTCAAATCGCTCTGGAAGCTCGATCACTCGAACTTCGCCGACGTGGACACGGACGGCGACCTCGTCTCGGTCAAGCCGGTCGAGAAGTTCTCGCTCGCCGCTCTTCAGACGACCGACGAGGAGTACGGCATCGCCCGTGGCGACGTGGTCTTCCTGCGGGACGCCAGCGGTGCTGGCCGCCGGACCGCCGAGCAACTCGTCGAGTACGAGCCACGGCTGGTCGTCCGCAACGGCGGCGGCCTCTCCGACGTGGCGGACCAGGTGCTCTTCGAACACGAGATACCGGTCGCGCCGGCCGACGACATCACCATCCAGGAGGTCGACGAACTGGCCGTCGCACGAGAGACGGACGTCGAGGAGGCCATCGCTGCGTGGGAGCGTCGGGCCGAGGAGCGCAAGCGAGAGCAGAACGCGGAGATGGTCGACGCGATCATCTCGGAGCACCGGGCGGACCGGGACTGA
- a CDS encoding electron transfer flavoprotein subunit beta/FixA family protein, translated as MTREWNIVVCVKQVPDADDVSIDPETGTLNRSDAAAVLNKPDYNAIESALTLKEQVGGTVTAVTMGPPFAVAVLETAVALGADDGVLLTDRAFGGSDTWPTSLALAAIAEELEADVVICGEESTDSSTGQVPPGIAAHNGWAQLTYVEELEPAPEDEELIATRDIEGGHERIAASLPVVVAMEFGANQPRVAGLHRKIYAETDFEPEEYSASDLGIEDKVGLANSPTSVGGMDTADPVPRKKEMVEDADDLFEALEEEGLV; from the coding sequence ATGACACGAGAATGGAACATTGTCGTCTGCGTCAAGCAGGTACCCGACGCCGACGACGTCTCTATCGACCCGGAGACGGGTACGCTGAATCGATCGGACGCGGCAGCCGTCCTGAACAAACCGGATTACAACGCCATCGAGTCGGCGCTCACGCTCAAAGAGCAGGTCGGCGGAACCGTCACGGCCGTCACGATGGGGCCGCCGTTCGCGGTCGCCGTCCTCGAGACGGCGGTCGCGCTGGGCGCCGACGACGGCGTCCTCCTCACCGACCGGGCGTTCGGTGGCTCGGACACGTGGCCGACCAGCCTCGCGCTGGCAGCCATCGCCGAGGAACTCGAGGCCGACGTCGTCATCTGTGGCGAGGAGAGCACCGATTCATCGACGGGACAGGTGCCGCCAGGCATCGCTGCCCACAACGGCTGGGCACAGCTGACCTATGTCGAAGAACTCGAGCCCGCGCCCGAGGACGAGGAGCTGATCGCCACCCGTGACATCGAGGGAGGCCACGAGCGGATCGCCGCCTCGCTGCCGGTCGTCGTCGCCATGGAGTTCGGCGCCAATCAGCCACGGGTCGCCGGTCTCCACCGGAAGATCTACGCCGAGACGGACTTCGAACCCGAGGAGTACTCCGCGAGCGACCTCGGCATCGAGGACAAAGTGGGGCTGGCCAACTCGCCGACCTCGGTCGGCGGTATGGACACGGCCGATCCGGTTCCCCGCAAGAAGGAGATGGTCGAGGACGCAGACGACCTCTTCGAAGCACTCGAAGAGGAGGGGTTGGTCTAG
- a CDS encoding electron transfer flavoprotein subunit alpha/FixB family protein encodes MPADVDPDDYEDVWVFIEQHDGEVAKVSWELLAEGRKLADKKGERLVALLMGDDVDEIAEEAIVRGADHVLVADDPVFEPYRAGPYGAQFAALVEERNPDIALIGGTHTGRDFAGRVAVPTYAGLTADCTELEIEEDSHLLLAKRPTFGGDAMATIKCTTNRPQMATVRAGVFDPAERDESREGEIEHVEVVVGGEDDAFTRIIERVVSDVVDITDAEIVVAGGYGTEGNFSVIEELADALGGEVAATREAVEEGWAEPARQVGQTGKTVRPRLYIAAGISGAIQHLEGMNDSETVIAINSDENAPIFENADYGIVGDLFEVLPALAEKVREAKGEEVASDD; translated from the coding sequence ATGCCCGCCGACGTCGATCCGGACGACTACGAGGACGTCTGGGTGTTCATCGAACAGCACGACGGCGAGGTCGCGAAGGTGTCCTGGGAACTCCTCGCCGAGGGGCGGAAGCTCGCGGACAAGAAGGGCGAGCGGCTCGTCGCCCTACTGATGGGCGACGACGTGGACGAGATCGCCGAGGAGGCCATCGTCCGTGGCGCCGATCACGTACTCGTCGCCGACGACCCGGTCTTCGAACCGTACCGAGCGGGCCCGTATGGCGCCCAGTTCGCCGCGCTCGTCGAAGAACGTAATCCTGACATCGCGCTCATCGGTGGGACCCACACCGGCCGCGACTTCGCCGGTCGCGTCGCCGTCCCGACCTACGCCGGGCTCACGGCGGACTGTACGGAACTCGAGATCGAAGAGGATAGCCACCTCCTGCTCGCGAAGCGGCCGACTTTCGGCGGCGACGCGATGGCGACGATCAAGTGTACGACCAACCGGCCACAGATGGCGACAGTCCGTGCAGGGGTCTTCGATCCAGCCGAGCGCGACGAATCGCGCGAGGGCGAGATCGAACACGTCGAAGTCGTCGTCGGCGGCGAGGACGACGCCTTTACCCGGATCATCGAGCGCGTCGTCAGCGACGTCGTGGACATTACCGACGCGGAGATCGTGGTGGCCGGCGGCTACGGCACCGAGGGCAACTTCTCAGTCATCGAGGAGCTGGCGGACGCGCTCGGCGGCGAGGTCGCCGCCACACGCGAGGCCGTCGAAGAGGGGTGGGCAGAGCCGGCCCGCCAGGTCGGTCAGACCGGGAAGACGGTCCGACCCCGACTCTACATTGCTGCGGGTATCTCGGGGGCCATCCAGCACCTCGAGGGCATGAACGACTCCGAGACGGTCATCGCGATCAACTCGGACGAGAACGCACCGATCTTCGAGAATGCCGACTACGGCATCGTCGGCGACCTCTTCGAAGTGCTGCCCGCCCTCGCGGAGAAGGTTCGCGAAGCGAAGGGCGAGGAGGTGGCATCTGATGACTGA
- a CDS encoding FAD-dependent oxidoreductase, with amino-acid sequence MTETPNYDNEYDAIVVGAGPAGSAAALTMAKQDLDVIMIERGAYPGAKNVFGGVLFTPTIRELVDDFSEAPVERYVAEKKFSMLSNEDETALSMKPGSWHEEPHNDSFTILRGDFDEWFADQAVEAGATLITETTVLDVIREGDDEHSQIIGVETDRPDGRLLAPVTVLAEGANSLVSEGAGLKETSDAKDVAVAAKEVRKYDRDTIEERFNLHDEDGVAYHYFGEGAVPEGFGGAYIYTNKRTISIGLAYSISDARSNPKKPDEILNEFKNHPAVAPLVRGGRLIEYSAHAIPEGGYDDVPDLVHNGAVLVGDTAGLVLNNGVHLEGTNMAAESGYHAANAIADAIDRGRADEAALSQYPEDLENSFVMQNLENYSWFQDLIGQEEEFLFEKLPTAIAEAEKEYFRMDKEPKESHAKKAKDIVLQAAGGYIGAAKRAWKFRRLLS; translated from the coding sequence ATGACTGAGACACCGAACTACGACAACGAGTACGACGCGATCGTGGTCGGCGCCGGTCCGGCCGGCTCCGCCGCGGCGCTCACGATGGCAAAGCAGGACCTGGACGTCATCATGATCGAACGGGGCGCGTACCCCGGCGCGAAGAACGTCTTCGGCGGGGTGCTGTTCACCCCGACCATCCGTGAACTCGTCGACGACTTCTCCGAGGCGCCGGTCGAGCGGTACGTCGCCGAGAAGAAGTTCTCGATGCTCTCGAACGAGGACGAGACGGCCCTGTCGATGAAACCCGGCTCCTGGCACGAGGAGCCACACAACGACTCGTTCACCATTCTGCGCGGGGACTTCGACGAGTGGTTCGCCGACCAGGCCGTCGAGGCCGGCGCGACCCTCATCACAGAGACCACCGTGCTCGACGTGATCCGCGAGGGTGACGACGAGCACAGCCAGATCATCGGCGTCGAGACCGACCGACCTGACGGCCGACTCCTGGCACCCGTCACCGTGCTTGCCGAAGGGGCGAACTCCCTCGTCAGCGAGGGGGCGGGACTCAAGGAAACCTCGGACGCGAAAGACGTTGCCGTCGCCGCGAAGGAGGTTCGCAAATACGACCGCGACACCATCGAGGAGCGGTTCAACCTCCACGACGAGGACGGTGTCGCGTATCATTACTTCGGCGAGGGCGCCGTCCCCGAGGGCTTCGGTGGCGCGTATATCTACACCAACAAGCGTACCATCTCCATCGGGCTGGCGTACTCCATTTCGGACGCCCGCAGCAACCCGAAAAAGCCCGACGAGATCCTCAACGAGTTCAAGAACCACCCGGCCGTCGCGCCGTTGGTTCGGGGCGGGCGGCTCATCGAGTACTCCGCCCACGCCATCCCCGAGGGCGGCTACGACGACGTCCCCGACCTGGTCCACAACGGCGCGGTCCTGGTCGGCGACACCGCCGGGCTCGTGTTGAACAACGGCGTTCATCTCGAGGGCACCAACATGGCGGCCGAGAGCGGCTATCACGCCGCCAACGCCATCGCGGATGCCATCGACCGCGGGCGAGCCGACGAGGCCGCCCTCTCGCAGTATCCGGAGGACCTGGAGAACTCCTTCGTGATGCAGAACCTCGAGAACTACAGCTGGTTCCAGGACCTCATCGGCCAGGAAGAGGAGTTCCTCTTCGAGAAACTCCCGACGGCCATCGCCGAAGCGGAAAAAGAGTACTTCCGCATGGACAAAGAGCCGAAAGAGTCACACGCGAAGAAAGCCAAGGATATCGTACTCCAGGCGGCAGGCGGCTATATCGGCGCTGCCAAACGGGCCTGGAAATTCAGGAGGCTCCTGTCATGA
- a CDS encoding ferredoxin family protein, which produces MSANPKTPDVENASIEDRLYANKYTDHEESHLDVKVEGFCEDRCDTYDCVSVCPANVWRNEGDEDGVPMIAYENCLECGSCRWACQYDNVVWEWPENGTGMTYKYG; this is translated from the coding sequence ATGAGCGCCAATCCCAAGACACCGGACGTCGAGAACGCGAGCATCGAGGACCGCCTCTATGCCAACAAGTACACCGACCACGAGGAGAGCCACCTCGACGTCAAAGTCGAGGGGTTCTGCGAGGACCGGTGTGACACCTACGATTGCGTGTCGGTCTGTCCCGCCAACGTCTGGCGGAACGAGGGCGACGAGGACGGCGTCCCGATGATCGCCTACGAGAACTGCCTCGAGTGTGGCAGTTGCCGCTGGGCCTGCCAGTACGACAACGTGGTCTGGGAGTGGCCGGAGAACGGTACCGGCATGACCTACAAGTACGGGTAA
- a CDS encoding formate--tetrahydrofolate ligase, whose amino-acid sequence MTATGVGLDRTDAEIARAATTRPIVDVAADLGLSPDDLEQYGDDTAKLTRDAIARIREERAADGNLVLVTAMTATPKGAGKTVTTVGLSQALNARGTPTVAAIREPSLGPVFGIKGGAAGGGQSQVLPMEDINLHFTGDIHALTAAHNLLAAMLDAHVHHGNELEVDVDAVVWPRALDVNDRALRETVVGLGGSANGPPRSDGFLITAASELMAILGMATDLEDLKARIARIVVAYDEDGTPVTAGDLDAQGAMTTLLKDALRPNLVQTIEGTPAFVHGGPFANIAHGTNTMLADEMGRSLAEYTVTEAGFAADLGFEKFGDIVARQGLVPDAVVVVATIRALKYHGLDMWPADYDRLAEPDPEAALAGLENLERHLETVDAFGLPAVVAVNRFPSDTDEEIRAVVDELESRGVRVTVSEVHAKGSEGGMDLADHVVALAEGNSGTFEPLYPLDATLEEKIETVAETAYGAAGVTFTDDARDDLDRLAADGFDEFPVCISKTQHSVTDDSSRKGAPTDWTVTVRRVYPSAGAGFVVALTGDVLTMPGLPAEPAAEGMDVDGDGTITGLF is encoded by the coding sequence ATGACAGCTACTGGTGTCGGCCTCGATCGGACCGACGCGGAGATCGCCCGCGCGGCAACCACGCGCCCTATCGTGGACGTCGCCGCCGACCTCGGCCTGTCGCCCGACGACCTGGAGCAGTACGGCGACGACACGGCGAAACTCACCCGCGACGCCATCGCGCGCATCCGCGAGGAGCGCGCAGCCGATGGGAACCTCGTCCTCGTGACGGCGATGACCGCCACGCCGAAGGGAGCGGGCAAAACCGTCACCACGGTCGGCCTGAGCCAGGCGTTGAACGCCCGCGGCACCCCGACCGTCGCAGCCATCCGGGAACCCTCCCTCGGGCCCGTCTTCGGTATCAAAGGTGGAGCGGCGGGTGGCGGGCAATCACAGGTCCTCCCGATGGAAGACATCAATCTCCACTTCACGGGGGACATCCACGCCCTGACCGCCGCCCACAACCTCCTCGCCGCGATGCTCGACGCGCACGTCCACCACGGCAACGAACTGGAGGTCGACGTCGACGCGGTGGTCTGGCCCCGTGCACTCGACGTCAACGACCGGGCGCTTCGCGAGACCGTCGTCGGACTGGGCGGGAGCGCGAACGGACCGCCGCGCTCCGATGGCTTCCTGATCACCGCCGCCTCAGAGTTGATGGCCATCCTCGGCATGGCGACCGATCTCGAGGACCTCAAAGCACGGATCGCTCGAATCGTCGTCGCCTACGACGAGGACGGAACGCCAGTGACTGCTGGGGACCTCGACGCGCAGGGGGCGATGACCACGCTGCTGAAGGACGCCCTCCGCCCGAACCTCGTCCAGACCATCGAGGGGACACCCGCGTTCGTCCACGGCGGCCCGTTCGCGAACATCGCCCACGGGACGAACACGATGCTGGCGGACGAGATGGGACGCTCGCTCGCCGAGTACACCGTCACCGAGGCCGGATTCGCCGCCGACCTGGGCTTCGAGAAGTTCGGCGACATCGTCGCCCGCCAGGGCCTCGTCCCCGACGCCGTGGTCGTGGTCGCGACCATCCGGGCGCTCAAGTACCACGGTCTGGACATGTGGCCGGCGGACTACGACCGACTCGCCGAACCGGACCCCGAGGCCGCGCTGGCCGGTCTCGAGAACCTCGAACGCCACCTGGAGACGGTCGACGCCTTCGGCCTCCCCGCGGTCGTCGCGGTCAACCGATTCCCGTCGGACACCGACGAGGAGATTCGAGCGGTCGTCGACGAACTCGAATCGCGCGGGGTTCGGGTGACGGTCTCCGAAGTCCACGCGAAGGGCAGCGAAGGCGGAATGGACCTCGCCGACCACGTCGTCGCCCTCGCCGAGGGCAACTCGGGGACGTTCGAACCGCTCTACCCGCTCGACGCCACGCTCGAGGAGAAGATCGAGACCGTCGCGGAGACGGCTTACGGCGCGGCGGGCGTGACATTCACCGACGACGCGCGTGACGATCTGGACCGACTCGCGGCGGACGGGTTCGACGAGTTCCCGGTGTGCATCTCGAAGACTCAGCACTCGGTCACGGACGACAGTTCCCGGAAGGGCGCACCGACGGACTGGACGGTGACCGTCCGACGGGTGTACCCCTCCGCGGGCGCGGGCTTCGTCGTGGCGCTCACCGGTGACGTGCTCACGATGCCGGGGTTACCGGCCGAACCGGCCGCCGAAGGGATGGACGTCGACGGTGACGGAACGATCACGGGCCTGTTCTGA
- the rnz gene encoding ribonuclease Z, whose product MSLQVTFLGTSGAVPTTDRNPSAVFCRRAGDGMLFDAGEGTQRQMMRFGTGFDVDRVFLTHLHGDHVLGLPGLVQTWDFNEREDPVTVYTPRGTGREIRDLVYAIGADPSYGVDVVEVGANETIVDEAEYVVRTIATDHRTRSVGYALVEDDRKGRFDREKAEELGVPVGPKFSTLHEGTPVELEDGTVVEPDQVVGPPRPGRTVVYTGDTRPVESVVEAARDADLLIHDATFADSAAQRARETGHSTAREAGEVAERAGVDRLVLTHISSRYAGDTGVLKAAAQEAFAGGVLVARDGDDIEIPYAERS is encoded by the coding sequence ATGAGCCTCCAGGTGACGTTCCTCGGGACCAGCGGTGCGGTACCGACGACCGACCGCAACCCGAGTGCAGTGTTCTGCCGACGAGCGGGCGACGGGATGCTCTTCGACGCCGGCGAGGGGACCCAGCGCCAGATGATGCGCTTCGGGACCGGTTTCGACGTCGACCGGGTATTTCTGACACACCTCCACGGCGACCACGTCCTCGGGTTACCGGGGCTGGTCCAGACCTGGGACTTCAACGAACGAGAGGACCCGGTGACCGTCTACACGCCGCGTGGGACGGGCCGCGAGATCCGAGACCTCGTGTACGCCATCGGGGCCGACCCGTCCTACGGCGTGGACGTCGTGGAGGTCGGCGCAAACGAGACCATCGTCGACGAAGCGGAGTACGTGGTTCGGACGATCGCCACCGACCATCGCACCAGATCGGTCGGGTACGCGCTGGTCGAGGACGACCGGAAGGGGCGCTTCGACCGCGAGAAAGCGGAGGAACTGGGTGTTCCGGTCGGTCCGAAGTTCTCGACGCTCCACGAGGGGACACCGGTCGAACTCGAGGACGGGACCGTCGTCGAACCGGACCAGGTCGTCGGACCCCCCCGGCCCGGTCGGACCGTGGTCTACACGGGGGACACTCGCCCCGTCGAGAGCGTGGTCGAGGCCGCCAGGGACGCCGACCTCCTGATCCACGACGCCACGTTCGCCGACTCGGCCGCCCAGCGCGCTCGGGAGACGGGTCACTCGACGGCCCGCGAGGCCGGCGAAGTGGCCGAACGGGCCGGCGTCGACCGCCTCGTTCTCACACACATCTCCTCGCGCTACGCTGGTGACACCGGCGTCCTCAAGGCGGCGGCCCAGGAGGCGTTCGCAGGCGGGGTGCTCGTCGCTCGTGACGGTGACGACATCGAGATACCGTATGCAGAACGCAGCTGA